Proteins from a single region of Salinibacter grassmerensis:
- a CDS encoding NINE protein: protein MSKVLRHLPELEGDEQVEVARLLNDMSDAQAEHFARIYRSRRRDPSHLLILAAVGFIGAAGLQRFYAEEFALGLVYFFTGGLCVIGTIYDVIKYQDLAFRYNRDVALEVAETVRTVYDTRADDA, encoded by the coding sequence ATGTCCAAAGTGCTCCGCCACCTCCCCGAACTTGAAGGCGACGAACAGGTCGAGGTCGCCCGCCTGCTCAACGACATGAGCGATGCGCAAGCCGAGCACTTCGCGCGCATCTACCGGTCGCGCCGCCGCGACCCCTCCCACCTTCTGATTCTCGCGGCGGTGGGATTTATCGGCGCCGCGGGGCTGCAGCGGTTCTACGCAGAAGAGTTTGCGCTGGGACTCGTCTACTTCTTCACGGGTGGGCTGTGCGTGATTGGGACGATCTACGACGTCATCAAGTACCAGGACCTTGCCTTCCGCTACAACCGGGACGTGGCGCTGGAGGTCGCCGAGACGGTCCGCACCGTGTACGACACGAGGGCCGACGACGCGTAG
- a CDS encoding lytic transglycosylase domain-containing protein, which yields MSTVLTRALFRGGCAGLVLLVLAGCGGSLSSLAPTPEPERVPEDTILVADTDTTALDPEVARLYVLESELLAADDSTRRAHLLNQAMAELATLLRTRPEALQRNAVRSVYGGLTAEYRRFHGYPSDPDSTLLARGQIFSVRARLFASLDDVDNPLLEVEPVRPEAEVEGAEIPMTSNRLVKQSTTALEEDPSEHVDHWRRRVQVYGPMIEHILAEEDVPQELKYLAMIESGLNPDARSWAGAVGMWQFMPSTGRRYGLTVNAWVDERRDPEKATRAAARHLGDLYDEFGDWHLALAGFNCGAGCVRSALRRADAEDPSYWDAHEYLPRETQGYVPMFIAAARVMENPEAFDLAPPEAGSPLAYDYVPVHGSRLSLRTVARLADTTRSAIESLNPELRRGRVPPSKERYYVRIPLGSYPRFAWNYAELPDEKKQPATTYAVRGGDTLSEIAVRFGTSTATLKRLNGIDGAIIRPGERLVVPVQEYASALGAADQQRPLRVQYDTSPPTRPLDAIETARAAPPDTTSPPSDAPPASRPQTASAATTYRVTRGDTLGEIAQRFGVSIRDLQAWNDLSDTRIRPGQRLQIRD from the coding sequence ATGTCGACCGTTCTCACCCGCGCTCTCTTCCGCGGCGGCTGCGCCGGCCTCGTTCTGCTGGTGCTTGCCGGCTGCGGCGGCTCGCTTTCCTCCCTCGCCCCGACGCCCGAGCCGGAACGGGTGCCCGAGGATACAATTCTGGTGGCGGACACCGACACCACCGCCCTCGACCCGGAGGTGGCCCGCCTGTACGTCCTGGAGTCGGAGCTTCTCGCCGCGGACGACAGTACACGCCGGGCCCACCTCCTCAACCAGGCCATGGCGGAGCTGGCCACCCTGCTCCGCACCCGGCCGGAGGCCCTTCAGCGGAACGCCGTCCGGTCGGTCTACGGGGGCCTCACGGCCGAGTACCGACGCTTCCACGGCTACCCCAGTGACCCGGACTCGACACTTCTGGCCCGGGGACAGATCTTCTCCGTCCGTGCTCGCCTGTTTGCCTCGCTCGACGACGTGGACAACCCGCTCCTGGAGGTGGAGCCCGTCCGGCCGGAGGCCGAAGTAGAGGGCGCCGAGATTCCAATGACCTCCAACCGGCTGGTGAAACAGAGCACGACCGCCCTGGAGGAGGACCCCAGCGAGCACGTCGACCACTGGCGGCGACGCGTACAGGTGTACGGGCCCATGATCGAGCACATCCTGGCGGAAGAGGACGTGCCCCAGGAACTGAAGTACCTCGCCATGATCGAGAGCGGCCTCAACCCCGACGCGCGGAGCTGGGCCGGCGCCGTGGGCATGTGGCAGTTTATGCCCAGCACCGGCCGGCGGTACGGCCTCACCGTGAACGCGTGGGTCGACGAGCGGCGCGACCCGGAGAAGGCCACCCGGGCGGCCGCCCGGCACCTGGGCGACCTCTACGACGAGTTCGGGGACTGGCACCTCGCCCTGGCGGGCTTTAATTGTGGGGCCGGCTGCGTGCGCTCCGCGCTCCGCCGGGCCGACGCCGAGGACCCGTCGTACTGGGACGCCCACGAGTACCTGCCGCGCGAGACCCAGGGCTACGTGCCCATGTTCATCGCCGCGGCCCGCGTGATGGAGAACCCCGAGGCGTTCGACCTCGCCCCGCCCGAGGCGGGCTCGCCGCTCGCCTACGACTACGTGCCGGTGCACGGAAGCCGCCTATCGCTTCGCACCGTGGCCCGCCTCGCCGACACCACGCGCAGTGCCATCGAGTCGCTCAACCCGGAGCTGCGGCGGGGCCGCGTGCCGCCCTCTAAAGAGCGGTACTACGTGCGCATTCCGCTGGGCAGCTACCCACGGTTCGCCTGGAACTACGCCGAACTGCCGGACGAGAAGAAGCAGCCGGCCACCACGTACGCGGTGCGCGGGGGCGACACGCTCTCCGAGATTGCCGTGCGCTTCGGCACCTCCACCGCTACGCTGAAGCGGCTCAACGGCATCGACGGGGCCATCATCCGCCCGGGTGAGCGCCTGGTCGTGCCGGTCCAGGAATACGCGAGCGCCCTCGGCGCCGCCGACCAGCAGCGGCCCCTGCGCGTGCAGTACGACACGTCGCCCCCCACGCGCCCGCTCGACGCGATCGAGACGGCCCGTGCCGCCCCGCCGGACACGACATCCCCCCCGTCCGACGCACCTCCCGCCTCTCGTCCCCAAACGGCCTCCGCCGCCACGACCTATCGCGTCACCCGGGGCGATACGCTCGGGGAGATTGCACAACGGTTCGGCGTGTCCATCCGCGACCTTCAGGCCTGGAATGACCTCAGTGACACCCGCATCCGCCCCGGTCAGCGCCTGCAGATTCGCGACTAG
- a CDS encoding alpha/beta fold hydrolase, translated as MPQRNPAEQIPVPLDRRWVQTRGVQLHVRVAGPRDGPLVVLLHGFPEFWYGWRRQIPALAEAGYRVVVPDQRGYNRSEAPRAVAAYDLEPLVDDVCAVIDATGHDRASVVGHDWGAMVAWHLAHARPERLRRLAVLNVPHPHVFRETLRTSPAQLLRSTYALFFQVPGLPEWLLGRNDGQGLATMLRWSGHPGTFTEADLAAYRRAWRRPGRLRGMLNWYRAAARRALRSSPPSGAIDVPALVVWGAQDIALSRQMAAPSAAMCTDGRLRVLDDATHWVQHDAPTAVNRLLLDHLET; from the coding sequence ATGCCACAACGAAATCCCGCCGAGCAGATCCCGGTCCCCCTCGACCGCCGTTGGGTGCAGACGCGCGGTGTGCAGTTGCATGTGCGGGTGGCGGGCCCCAGGGATGGCCCGCTCGTCGTGCTCCTGCACGGCTTCCCCGAGTTCTGGTACGGGTGGCGCCGTCAGATCCCGGCCCTCGCCGAGGCGGGCTACCGTGTCGTCGTGCCGGACCAGCGCGGCTACAACCGAAGCGAGGCGCCGCGCGCCGTCGCCGCCTACGATCTGGAGCCCCTCGTGGACGATGTGTGCGCGGTCATCGACGCCACGGGCCACGACCGGGCCTCGGTTGTGGGGCACGACTGGGGGGCGATGGTGGCGTGGCACCTCGCCCACGCCCGCCCGGAGCGCCTCCGGCGTCTCGCGGTGCTCAATGTGCCCCATCCGCACGTCTTTCGGGAGACGCTCCGCACGAGCCCCGCGCAGTTGCTGCGGAGCACGTACGCGCTGTTCTTTCAGGTGCCCGGCCTGCCGGAGTGGCTGCTCGGGCGCAATGACGGGCAGGGACTTGCCACGATGCTGCGGTGGAGCGGGCACCCCGGCACGTTCACCGAGGCGGACCTCGCGGCCTACCGCCGGGCATGGCGCCGACCGGGCCGGCTTCGGGGCATGCTAAACTGGTACCGGGCCGCGGCCCGCCGGGCACTGCGCAGTTCTCCGCCGTCCGGGGCCATCGACGTGCCGGCGCTCGTGGTGTGGGGCGCGCAGGACATCGCCCTCAGCCGGCAGATGGCGGCCCCCAGCGCCGCGATGTGCACCGACGGGCGCCTCCGAGTGCTCGACGATGCCACCCACTGGGTGCAGCACGACGCCCCGACGGCCGTCAATCGGCTGTTGCTCGACCACCTGGAGACGTAA
- a CDS encoding DUF3047 domain-containing protein, with amino-acid sequence MTHFVLRAHSTRSGRAVQQLGLWIGVVALGVALSFPVTGRAQSTSSHEDLAPTIVDNFEDDAPGTFPEGWVFVESDENIRSYEETRDPGEIMEVREEDGNRYVQLVTEGEALRYTKRNGVDFEWNLKDHPRLKWRWRAHQLPEGASERDQNDTGGAVYVTFGSDWLGRPKSIKYTYSSSLPVGTTVSFGPLKVIVVDSAREPRTGEWKTVQRRIRDDYRQVFGERPPDRPVSITLWSDSDTTGDEAKVDVDDIELLPAR; translated from the coding sequence ATGACCCACTTTGTTCTGCGGGCACACTCAACGCGTTCTGGCAGGGCGGTTCAGCAATTAGGGCTGTGGATCGGAGTGGTGGCATTGGGGGTCGCCCTCTCCTTTCCCGTAACTGGACGCGCACAGAGCACGTCCTCCCACGAAGACCTGGCACCCACGATTGTCGATAACTTTGAAGACGATGCGCCGGGGACGTTTCCTGAGGGATGGGTGTTCGTAGAGTCGGATGAGAACATCCGGTCGTACGAGGAGACTCGCGATCCGGGCGAAATCATGGAGGTGCGGGAGGAAGACGGCAACCGCTACGTTCAGCTCGTCACGGAGGGCGAGGCGCTGCGCTACACAAAGCGCAACGGCGTCGACTTTGAGTGGAACCTGAAGGACCACCCCCGCCTCAAGTGGCGCTGGCGCGCCCACCAGCTGCCGGAGGGCGCCAGCGAGCGGGACCAGAACGACACCGGGGGGGCGGTGTACGTGACGTTCGGGTCCGACTGGCTAGGGCGGCCGAAGAGCATCAAGTACACCTACAGCTCCTCCCTTCCGGTCGGCACGACGGTCTCCTTTGGGCCGCTGAAGGTCATCGTCGTCGACTCGGCCCGCGAGCCGCGCACGGGGGAGTGGAAGACGGTCCAGCGGCGCATCCGGGACGACTACCGGCAGGTGTTTGGCGAGCGCCCCCCCGATCGGCCGGTGTCGATCACCCTGTGGAGCGACTCGGACACCACCGGCGACGAGGCGAAGGTCGACGTCGACGACATCGAACTGCTCCCGGCCCGGTGA
- a CDS encoding ATP-binding cassette domain-containing protein produces the protein MDTDAALVLDGVFYRVPGLSILQGVHLKASAGAVTGLFGRNGSGKTTLLKVAAGQIQPNSGLTIIDGTRLHKPSKRQRFAKIAYLPQASMLPADASVQALARSAGLSPDQVPDRLASSLNQKVRTLSGGERRLLEVAIVLGLERDYVLLDEPFTGVEPLLIDAIGRRIEQAAAQGTGVLLTDHYHQHVMPLADDAYVLRQKQCAPLNGDAALHDQLVEMGYFQDDAATRS, from the coding sequence ATGGACACCGACGCGGCCCTCGTTCTGGACGGGGTGTTCTACCGGGTTCCGGGCCTCAGCATCCTCCAGGGCGTGCATCTGAAGGCCTCCGCCGGAGCCGTCACCGGCCTTTTCGGGCGCAATGGCAGTGGCAAGACAACCCTACTGAAGGTGGCCGCGGGGCAGATTCAACCCAACAGCGGCCTCACCATCATCGACGGCACGCGCCTGCACAAGCCGTCGAAACGGCAACGGTTCGCGAAGATCGCCTACCTGCCCCAGGCGTCAATGCTTCCTGCGGACGCATCAGTGCAGGCCCTCGCCCGGAGTGCGGGCCTGTCGCCCGACCAGGTGCCGGACCGCCTCGCCTCATCCTTAAACCAAAAGGTGCGCACTCTGTCCGGGGGCGAGCGGCGGCTTTTGGAGGTCGCGATTGTGCTGGGCCTGGAGCGCGACTACGTCCTGCTGGACGAGCCCTTCACGGGCGTCGAGCCCCTCCTGATCGACGCCATCGGCCGGCGCATCGAGCAGGCGGCCGCACAGGGGACCGGCGTCCTCCTCACCGACCACTACCACCAGCACGTGATGCCCCTCGCCGACGACGCGTACGTCCTGCGCCAGAAGCAGTGTGCCCCCCTCAATGGAGACGCCGCCCTCCACGACCAACTCGTGGAGATGGGCTATTTCCAGGACGATGCGGCCACCCGCTCGTAG
- a CDS encoding (4Fe-4S)-binding protein, which translates to MDANVYTHEGNDVTVTWDWERCTHAEACVEGLPSVFDPERRPWIQPDQADPEIGFAAS; encoded by the coding sequence ATGGACGCCAACGTCTACACCCACGAGGGCAACGACGTCACCGTCACGTGGGATTGGGAACGCTGCACTCACGCCGAAGCCTGCGTGGAGGGCCTGCCGAGCGTCTTCGACCCGGAGCGGCGCCCATGGATCCAGCCCGACCAGGCCGACCCCGAGATCGGGTTCGCGGCCAGTTGA
- a CDS encoding DUF4385 domain-containing protein — MAGAHETDFRAHPEAYRYDSSEQGVFKVQPYKDELLPDWGFKDEAAAEAAVEALRGAYEQYRAADDFVGMDMARKYLQMGFTRAMRYAKYPGGRKYEDDGTERAPEQWADPEKRAAAIIFRDAWQALTDDPEYERLKERHQNEVYDPDASPMAE; from the coding sequence ATGGCGGGCGCACACGAGACCGACTTCCGGGCCCACCCGGAGGCCTACCGGTACGACTCCAGTGAACAGGGCGTGTTCAAGGTGCAGCCGTACAAGGACGAGCTGCTCCCGGACTGGGGCTTCAAGGACGAGGCCGCCGCGGAGGCCGCGGTGGAGGCCCTCCGGGGGGCGTACGAGCAGTACCGGGCCGCAGACGACTTCGTGGGCATGGACATGGCGCGGAAGTACCTGCAGATGGGCTTCACGCGGGCCATGCGGTACGCGAAGTATCCGGGCGGGCGGAAGTACGAGGACGACGGCACCGAGCGGGCCCCCGAACAGTGGGCCGACCCCGAGAAACGAGCGGCGGCTATTATCTTCCGCGACGCGTGGCAGGCCCTTACGGACGACCCCGAGTACGAGCGCCTGAAAGAGCGGCACCAGAACGAGGTGTACGATCCGGACGCGAGTCCCATGGCCGAGTAA
- a CDS encoding glycosyltransferase family 4 protein, which yields MRLLFVTQDFPPDVGGIQTYSWELATRLATRTEVLEVIVPHRPSAEAIDRAVSFPVTRVSGRPDLLPVAALPSVIRRAARLRADVSFHAQWQTVGASVLARWLTGYPRRIVCAAHGREVLFNPLSGLPGARAAYDRLRRWTLAQPDALLPVSRYTAGLLRDRGVPPTRLHVVPNGTNPNRFWPRGGTALRDRLGIGTRPMLLTVGRLVPRKGVDTVLRALPRIVASVPDVQYVVAGTGPDRSRLERLAVRKGVRDRVHFVGYVADAALPFYYSAADLFVMPAREAPPDVEGFGLVFLEANACGTPAIGARSGGVPDAIVDGETGLLVPPSAPTALASALASLLHTPERIATLGCQGRARILRTANWEEVARNVHALLAEGA from the coding sequence ATGCGGCTCTTGTTCGTGACCCAGGATTTCCCTCCGGACGTCGGGGGGATTCAGACGTACTCCTGGGAGCTGGCAACCCGCCTTGCCACGCGGACGGAGGTCCTCGAGGTTATCGTCCCTCACCGCCCCTCCGCCGAAGCGATCGACCGGGCCGTCTCCTTCCCCGTCACACGGGTTTCAGGACGGCCCGACCTGTTGCCAGTTGCCGCCCTCCCCTCCGTCATCCGGCGGGCTGCTCGTCTGCGGGCCGACGTTTCCTTTCACGCCCAGTGGCAGACGGTCGGGGCGTCCGTACTTGCCCGATGGCTGACCGGCTACCCGCGCCGCATCGTCTGTGCCGCCCATGGGCGCGAGGTGCTCTTCAACCCGCTGTCGGGACTGCCGGGAGCGCGGGCGGCGTACGATCGACTGCGGCGGTGGACGCTGGCCCAGCCCGACGCCCTCCTCCCGGTGAGCCGGTACACGGCGGGCCTCCTTCGGGACCGGGGCGTCCCGCCGACCCGCCTCCACGTGGTTCCGAACGGCACGAACCCAAACCGCTTCTGGCCTCGGGGCGGCACGGCCCTTCGCGACCGGCTCGGAATCGGCACCCGCCCGATGCTGCTCACGGTGGGCCGCCTGGTCCCGCGAAAGGGCGTCGACACGGTCCTGCGGGCCCTCCCCCGAATCGTCGCATCCGTGCCGGATGTCCAGTATGTGGTCGCCGGCACGGGTCCCGACCGCAGTCGGCTGGAGCGGCTGGCCGTCCGGAAGGGTGTGCGCGACCGCGTTCATTTTGTCGGGTACGTGGCCGACGCCGCACTGCCCTTCTACTACTCTGCGGCCGATCTCTTCGTGATGCCGGCCCGCGAGGCCCCGCCCGACGTGGAGGGATTCGGACTCGTCTTTCTGGAGGCCAATGCCTGCGGCACACCCGCCATCGGAGCGCGGTCCGGGGGCGTCCCCGACGCGATCGTCGACGGGGAGACCGGCCTGCTCGTGCCCCCGTCCGCGCCGACCGCTCTGGCCTCCGCCCTCGCGTCCCTGCTGCACACTCCGGAGCGGATCGCGACCTTGGGTTGCCAAGGCCGTGCACGCATCCTGCGCACGGCCAACTGGGAGGAGGTCGCACGGAACGTCCACGCGCTGTTGGCGGAAGGGGCATAG
- a CDS encoding DUF2752 domain-containing protein, with amino-acid sequence MPTVQDAVGPVVQRLRAVPLEAVFWTAALIAAASINPQAPGGINLCLIEQLGLPCPGDGLGTAIAHLARGHWGASWSAHPLAAPVVGVLAAHVVSLCWTTSGLGR; translated from the coding sequence ATGCCGACCGTTCAGGATGCAGTGGGGCCGGTCGTCCAGCGGCTTCGAGCCGTACCGCTTGAGGCGGTCTTCTGGACGGCGGCCCTGATCGCCGCGGCAAGCATCAATCCCCAGGCCCCCGGCGGGATCAACCTGTGCCTGATTGAGCAGCTCGGCCTTCCGTGTCCCGGCGACGGCCTCGGGACGGCCATCGCGCACCTGGCCCGTGGGCACTGGGGCGCGTCGTGGAGCGCACACCCGTTGGCCGCCCCCGTCGTCGGCGTGCTCGCGGCTCATGTCGTGTCGCTGTGTTGGACGACGTCCGGACTGGGCCGCTGA
- a CDS encoding arylsulfotransferase family protein, translated as MQSTPSKIWFVASVALLAFLVGFAVRAARVPPNDFLKQAWMQARSAVAPPTFLKSKVHNRSGVRLADPDAVQDGVTLLTSTWQGPDGWSPRVRLINRAGDVLHEWRIDETALFADSLDLSRKHYLHGSHLLPDGDVLFNVEHGGTARVDACGNVKWRLPIGTHHSIDRAADGSFWISDITQSPRPAGTAVRDDDSGLKTAYLDRLTHVSPDGQVLRTINVLKVLYANDLARYISKSFIAGRVEDPAARLPGADPTHLNDVESLSPSMAEEYPLFEAGDLLVSLRNIHLVFVLDPETETVKWHASDPFTMQHDPDFIGDGWIGVFDNNRDFTARGTMQGGSRVVALQPHTDSTEVLFPTPKSNPFYTEAGGKWQMLDNANLLLTESHAGRVLEIAPDGRTVWEWTHAPHGDSMVPAVQEGTRYDLSPDDLSDWPCSSKDYVRTPTS; from the coding sequence ATGCAAAGCACCCCTTCGAAAATTTGGTTCGTTGCCTCGGTGGCACTGTTGGCCTTTCTGGTCGGCTTCGCAGTGCGGGCGGCGCGGGTGCCTCCCAATGACTTTCTGAAGCAGGCGTGGATGCAGGCCCGGTCGGCGGTCGCCCCCCCAACGTTCTTGAAGTCCAAGGTGCACAACCGCAGCGGCGTCCGGCTCGCCGACCCGGACGCAGTGCAGGACGGCGTAACCCTTCTGACCTCTACGTGGCAGGGCCCGGACGGCTGGTCGCCTCGCGTTCGACTCATCAACCGGGCCGGCGATGTCTTGCATGAATGGCGGATCGACGAGACGGCCCTCTTCGCCGACTCCCTCGATTTAAGCCGAAAGCATTACCTTCACGGATCCCACCTGCTTCCCGACGGAGACGTCCTCTTCAATGTAGAGCACGGGGGGACGGCACGCGTAGATGCCTGTGGCAACGTGAAGTGGCGTCTGCCCATCGGCACACACCACTCCATCGACCGGGCCGCGGACGGATCGTTTTGGATTTCCGACATTACCCAGTCCCCTCGTCCGGCGGGCACCGCCGTGCGCGACGACGATTCCGGGCTAAAGACGGCGTACCTCGACCGGCTCACGCACGTTTCTCCAGACGGACAGGTGCTCCGCACCATCAACGTGCTCAAGGTGCTTTACGCCAACGATCTGGCCCGCTACATCAGCAAGTCTTTCATTGCGGGCCGTGTGGAGGACCCTGCGGCCCGCCTCCCCGGGGCAGACCCAACCCACCTCAACGACGTAGAGTCTTTGTCCCCTTCCATGGCCGAGGAGTACCCGCTGTTCGAGGCCGGGGACCTGCTGGTTTCCCTGCGCAATATCCATCTCGTGTTCGTCCTCGACCCCGAGACGGAAACGGTGAAGTGGCATGCCTCCGATCCTTTTACCATGCAGCACGACCCTGACTTCATCGGCGACGGCTGGATTGGAGTCTTCGATAACAACCGGGACTTCACGGCCCGGGGCACCATGCAGGGCGGAAGTCGTGTCGTGGCCCTCCAGCCCCACACAGACTCTACGGAGGTGCTCTTCCCCACGCCGAAGTCCAACCCCTTCTACACAGAGGCGGGAGGAAAGTGGCAGATGCTGGACAACGCCAACTTGCTTCTGACCGAAAGCCACGCGGGGCGGGTCTTGGAGATCGCCCCGGACGGGCGCACGGTTTGGGAGTGGACCCACGCCCCCCATGGTGACTCAATGGTTCCTGCGGTGCAGGAGGGGACCCGGTACGACCTTTCTCCCGACGACCTCAGCGACTGGCCCTGCTCTTCGAAAGATTACGTTCGCACGCCAACATCATAA
- a CDS encoding cation diffusion facilitator family transporter: MASSKKAIYAAILGNFAIAVTKFLGAAVSGSSAMLAEGIHSLVDTGNGGLLLLGIRRSKRPPDENHPYGYGKSLYFYTLVVAVLIFGLGGGISLYEGILHTLDPGHGGPGTASVLGITLGGLTLNTIVLGAAIVFEALALRTALQEFRKQRGDTPFFEAIVTSKDPTTFTVIFEDTAALAGLVVALVGIHLASLLHMPVIDGIASIIIGLILCGVAAFLIWESKKLLIGEAASPEVRDDIRRMARADADIASVERLLTMHMGPRALLLNMDLRFRDDLDADTVEGAVDRLERAIREAHPTIRYIFVEAGGLSRTPAADSGTSSTTGPPS; the protein is encoded by the coding sequence ATGGCCTCGTCGAAGAAGGCGATCTACGCCGCCATCCTCGGCAACTTCGCCATCGCCGTCACCAAGTTTCTCGGGGCGGCCGTCAGCGGCAGCTCCGCGATGCTGGCCGAAGGCATCCACTCGCTCGTCGACACGGGCAACGGCGGCCTGCTCCTGCTCGGCATCCGTCGCAGCAAACGCCCCCCGGACGAGAATCACCCGTACGGCTACGGCAAGTCGCTCTACTTCTACACCCTGGTCGTCGCGGTGCTCATCTTTGGGCTCGGGGGCGGAATCTCCCTCTACGAAGGGATCCTCCACACACTCGACCCCGGCCACGGCGGCCCCGGCACCGCCTCCGTCCTCGGCATCACACTCGGCGGCCTCACCCTCAACACGATCGTCCTCGGCGCCGCCATCGTGTTCGAGGCCCTCGCCCTGCGCACCGCCCTCCAGGAGTTCAGGAAGCAGCGCGGCGACACGCCGTTCTTCGAGGCCATCGTGACGAGCAAGGACCCGACGACCTTCACCGTGATCTTCGAGGACACCGCCGCCCTGGCCGGCCTCGTCGTCGCGCTCGTTGGCATCCACCTTGCAAGTCTTCTGCACATGCCCGTGATCGACGGGATTGCCTCCATCATCATTGGGCTCATTCTATGTGGCGTGGCCGCCTTTCTCATCTGGGAGAGCAAAAAGCTCCTGATCGGCGAGGCGGCGTCCCCTGAGGTTCGGGACGACATTCGCCGCATGGCCCGTGCCGACGCGGACATCGCGTCGGTCGAGCGCCTGCTGACGATGCACATGGGGCCTCGCGCCCTGCTTCTGAACATGGACCTGCGCTTCCGCGACGACCTCGACGCCGACACCGTGGAGGGTGCCGTCGATCGGCTGGAACGCGCCATCCGGGAGGCCCACCCCACCATCCGGTACATTTTTGTGGAGGCGGGCGGGCTCTCACGCACACCGGCCGCGGACTCGGGGACTTCTTCGACCACCGGTCCGCCCTCGTAA
- a CDS encoding sulfotransferase, whose protein sequence is MTFEDRYGWLDRLLHRTAFRTGTAQHALSDVENILYRDALSSISVDDPVFITALPRSGTTILLRLLWNTGRFASHTYQDMPFLLCPLFWDQFSNQFDGGTQTTERAHGDGLQVSGESPEAFEEMIWKHFWPEAYRGSCIHPWSADDHDPEFDAFYESHMRKVVAVRRETPSADLRYLSKNNLNIARLGALPRPLENGTLLIPFRAPLQQAASMLQQHERFLRLHDDDDFVREYMEAIGHHEFGHGLCPVNFGGWVDSAPEPTCLSFWVQYWIAAYEHVLAHADENTVLLSYDRLVDEPRTALSRLAGLISMDSPPFTGQADQLRPARSHSVETAGLSSETQQRAAALHDTLKQRAAL, encoded by the coding sequence ATGACCTTCGAGGACCGCTACGGATGGCTCGATCGGCTTCTCCACCGCACGGCCTTCCGCACCGGCACGGCCCAGCACGCCCTGTCCGACGTGGAGAACATTCTGTACCGGGATGCCCTCAGCTCGATCTCGGTCGACGACCCGGTCTTTATCACGGCGCTCCCCCGCTCAGGCACGACCATTTTGCTGCGCCTGCTGTGGAATACGGGCCGGTTTGCAAGCCACACGTATCAGGACATGCCGTTTCTGCTGTGTCCGCTGTTCTGGGACCAGTTCTCCAACCAGTTCGATGGGGGGACCCAAACGACCGAACGGGCGCACGGGGATGGGCTTCAGGTGTCGGGCGAGAGCCCCGAAGCCTTCGAGGAGATGATCTGGAAGCACTTCTGGCCAGAGGCGTACCGGGGGAGTTGTATCCACCCCTGGTCGGCTGACGACCACGACCCTGAATTCGATGCCTTCTACGAGTCTCACATGCGCAAGGTCGTGGCCGTACGGAGGGAGACCCCTTCGGCCGATTTGCGCTACCTCTCAAAGAACAACCTTAATATTGCCCGCCTCGGGGCTCTACCCCGGCCGCTCGAGAACGGTACGTTGTTGATCCCTTTCCGGGCCCCACTTCAGCAGGCAGCCTCCATGCTTCAGCAGCATGAGCGCTTCCTTCGGCTCCACGACGACGATGACTTCGTGCGGGAATACATGGAAGCCATCGGGCACCATGAATTCGGGCACGGCCTCTGCCCTGTAAACTTCGGCGGCTGGGTCGACAGCGCCCCCGAACCCACGTGCCTCTCCTTCTGGGTCCAGTACTGGATTGCTGCCTACGAGCATGTACTGGCCCACGCCGACGAAAATACTGTTCTTCTCTCATACGATCGTCTCGTCGACGAACCGCGCACAGCCCTTTCTCGTTTGGCTGGTCTCATTTCCATGGATTCACCCCCGTTCACCGGTCAGGCTGATCAGTTGCGCCCGGCCCGCTCCCATTCTGTGGAGACCGCCGGCCTTTCTTCGGAAACGCAACAGCGCGCCGCTGCGCTACACGATACGCTGAAGCAGCGCGCTGCCCTCTAA